Proteins from a single region of Nakamurella deserti:
- a CDS encoding winged helix-turn-helix transcriptional regulator gives MAGQARSGCPINAAVEAFGDQWSLLVLRDVMFGDRRSFRVLQSQSEEGIASNILSDRLKRLVAGGLLTRDGAGPGRRATYSLTEAAIQLVPVFAQLGAWGLRHRPTTRELRIRAELLEAGGPMMWSDLMDELRERHLGVPRPRTGRESAGERLERAHADAVAASAG, from the coding sequence ATGGCGGGACAGGCCCGGTCGGGGTGCCCGATCAACGCGGCGGTCGAGGCGTTCGGCGACCAGTGGAGCCTGCTGGTGCTGCGGGACGTGATGTTCGGCGACCGCCGCAGCTTCCGGGTACTGCAGTCCCAGTCCGAGGAGGGCATCGCCTCCAACATCCTGAGTGACCGGCTGAAGCGGCTGGTGGCCGGTGGCCTGCTCACGCGGGACGGAGCCGGGCCCGGGCGACGCGCCACCTACAGCCTCACCGAGGCGGCGATCCAGCTGGTGCCGGTCTTCGCCCAGCTCGGCGCCTGGGGGCTCCGGCACCGGCCGACCACCCGCGAGTTGCGGATCCGGGCCGAGCTGCTGGAGGCGGGCGGCCCGATGATGTGGTCGGACCTGATGGACGAGCTCCGCGAGCGTCACCTCGGCGTTCCCCGACCCCGGACCGGCCGGGAGTCCGCCGGGGAACGTCTGGAACGGGCTCACGCCGACGCCGTCGCGGCTTCGGCCGGGTGA
- a CDS encoding AAA family ATPase, producing the protein MPREFPVPEPLHAHGPARVIAVCNQKGGVGKTTSTINMGAALAGYGRRVLVVDLDPQGALSAGLGVASHQLDRTIYNLMLERSTQIGDVLVPTKVPGMDLLPANIDLSAAEVQLINEVGREQTLGRALRPVLHAYDYILIDCQPSLGLLTVNALACSSAVVMPVAAEYFALRGVALLIDTISKVQERINPDLAIDGILVTLYDGRTVHSRDVVATLVDQFGETVYDTVISRTVKFPETSVAGEPILTYAPDSPASQAYLQLAREMISRKPA; encoded by the coding sequence ATGCCGCGTGAGTTCCCGGTGCCGGAGCCGCTGCACGCCCACGGCCCGGCCCGGGTCATCGCCGTCTGCAACCAGAAGGGCGGCGTCGGCAAGACCACCTCGACGATCAACATGGGCGCCGCGCTCGCCGGTTACGGCCGCCGCGTCCTCGTCGTCGACCTCGATCCGCAGGGCGCGCTGTCCGCCGGTCTCGGCGTCGCCTCCCACCAGCTCGACCGCACCATCTACAACCTGATGCTGGAGCGCAGCACCCAGATCGGCGACGTCCTCGTCCCGACCAAGGTCCCCGGTATGGACCTGCTGCCGGCCAACATCGACCTGTCCGCCGCCGAGGTGCAGCTGATCAACGAGGTCGGCCGGGAGCAGACCCTGGGACGCGCCCTGCGGCCGGTGCTGCACGCCTACGACTACATCCTCATCGACTGCCAGCCGTCGCTCGGGCTGCTCACCGTCAACGCGCTGGCGTGCTCGTCGGCCGTGGTGATGCCGGTGGCCGCCGAGTACTTCGCGCTCCGCGGCGTCGCGCTGCTGATCGACACCATCTCCAAGGTGCAGGAACGCATCAACCCCGACCTGGCCATCGACGGCATCCTCGTCACGCTCTACGACGGCCGTACCGTGCACTCCCGCGACGTGGTGGCCACGCTGGTCGACCAGTTCGGCGAGACCGTCTACGACACCGTCATCTCCCGGACGGTGAAGTTCCCCGAGACCTCGGTCGCCGGTGAGCCGATCCTCACCTACGCGCCCGACTCACCGGCCTCGCAGGCCTACCTGCAACTGGCCCGCGAGATGATCAGCAGGAAGCCGGCCTGA
- a CDS encoding segregation and condensation protein A, which translates to MTALPAASAGSSTGPSAAPPADGEPTTTAAPRGRFHIQLHNFDGPFDLLLQLISSHRMDVTEVALHIVTDEFIAHLRSLGDDWDLGQATEFLVVAATLLDLKAARLLPDADVEDEADLAILEARDLLFARLMAYKAYQQVAVLLKELEATALRRYPRAVTLEGRYLGLLPEVEIGLSPHGFAEFASGIFRPKPPPPTVSLAHIHASRVSVAEHTAAIRDLLAARGVATFAELIAGCTETLEVVARFLGLLNLYREAAVLFDQPEPLGELTVRWSGGDADTVISDEEYE; encoded by the coding sequence ATGACCGCCCTGCCGGCGGCCTCCGCAGGGTCGTCGACAGGGCCGTCGGCAGCCCCGCCCGCGGACGGTGAGCCGACCACGACCGCCGCGCCGCGCGGCCGGTTCCACATCCAGCTGCACAACTTCGACGGCCCGTTCGACCTGCTGCTGCAACTGATCTCCTCGCACCGGATGGACGTCACCGAGGTCGCGCTGCACATCGTCACCGACGAGTTCATCGCCCACCTCCGCTCGCTCGGCGACGACTGGGACCTCGGTCAGGCCACCGAGTTCCTGGTCGTCGCCGCCACCCTGCTCGACCTCAAGGCCGCGCGCCTGCTGCCCGACGCCGACGTCGAGGACGAGGCGGACCTGGCCATCCTGGAGGCCCGCGACCTGCTCTTCGCCCGGCTGATGGCCTACAAGGCCTACCAGCAGGTGGCGGTGCTGCTCAAGGAACTGGAAGCGACCGCGCTGCGCCGCTACCCGCGGGCGGTGACGCTGGAGGGCCGCTACCTCGGGCTGCTGCCCGAGGTCGAGATCGGCCTCAGTCCCCACGGTTTCGCGGAGTTCGCGTCCGGGATCTTCCGCCCGAAACCCCCGCCGCCCACCGTGTCACTCGCCCACATCCACGCCTCGCGGGTGTCGGTCGCCGAGCACACGGCCGCCATCCGCGACCTCCTCGCCGCACGTGGGGTCGCCACCTTCGCCGAACTCATCGCCGGCTGCACCGAGACCCTGGAGGTCGTCGCACGGTTCCTGGGGCTGCTCAATCTGTACCGGGAGGCGGCGGTGCTGTTCGACCAGCCGGAACCGCTGGGCGAGCTGACCGTGCGCTGGTCGGGTGGCGACGCCGACACCGTCATCAGCGACGAGGAGTACGAGTGA
- the scpB gene encoding SMC-Scp complex subunit ScpB: MTRIDIDGAPLHGPETPDTSVEEAGDADDRAPAAPDLSFVDESELTGALEAVLLIVDTPVTEEALAAAVGFPPERVRDELHSIANRLAETRSGIHLRQIGGGWRFYTRDRFAPVVERFVLDGQQTRLSRAALETLAVIAYRQPVTRARVSAVRGVNVDGVIRTLTARGLIEEDGSDADTGGLLYRTTELFLERMGLGSLDELPPLGPLLPDVDALDLFED, encoded by the coding sequence GTGACCCGGATCGACATCGACGGAGCCCCCCTCCACGGACCGGAGACCCCCGACACCTCCGTCGAGGAGGCCGGGGACGCCGACGACCGGGCGCCCGCCGCGCCCGACCTGTCCTTCGTCGACGAGTCCGAGCTGACCGGTGCGCTGGAGGCGGTCCTGCTGATCGTCGACACCCCGGTCACCGAGGAGGCCCTCGCGGCGGCGGTCGGCTTCCCCCCGGAGCGGGTCCGTGACGAACTCCACAGCATCGCCAACCGGCTCGCGGAAACCCGTTCCGGGATCCATCTCCGGCAGATCGGCGGCGGCTGGCGCTTCTACACCCGGGACCGTTTCGCACCCGTCGTGGAGCGTTTCGTGCTCGATGGTCAACAGACCCGGCTCTCGCGTGCTGCACTTGAGACACTGGCCGTCATCGCCTACCGCCAGCCGGTCACCCGTGCGCGGGTGTCGGCGGTCCGGGGGGTGAACGTCGACGGGGTCATCCGGACCCTCACCGCGCGCGGACTCATCGAGGAGGACGGGTCGGACGCCGACACCGGCGGCCTGCTGTACCGCACCACGGAGCTGTTCCTGGAGCGGATGGGGCTCGGTTCGCTCGACGAACTCCCACCGCTCGGGCCGCTGCTCCCCGACGTCGACGCCCTCGACCTGTTCGAGGACTGA
- a CDS encoding pseudouridine synthase encodes MERKDPNEEGVRLQKVLAAAGIASRRKAEEMIAQGRVKVDGLLVKELGRRVDPENAVIHVDGNRIVLGEHQVYLAVNKMPGVLSTMDDELGRPSIGDMVADRSERLFHVGRLDQDSEGLILLTNDGDLAHRLTHPSFGVSKTYMAEVPGPIPRELSRNLRKGVELEDGPAKVDDFEIVDQHNGRAVLRIVLHEGRKHIVRRMLDSQGHPVSRLVRTQIGDVQLGHQRPGTVRKLSPAEVAQLYKAVGL; translated from the coding sequence ATGGAACGCAAGGATCCGAACGAAGAGGGCGTCCGCCTGCAGAAGGTGCTCGCCGCCGCCGGCATCGCCTCCCGCCGCAAGGCCGAGGAGATGATCGCCCAGGGCCGGGTCAAGGTCGACGGGCTGCTCGTCAAGGAGCTCGGGCGGCGGGTCGACCCCGAGAACGCGGTCATCCACGTCGACGGCAACCGCATCGTGCTGGGCGAGCACCAGGTGTACCTGGCCGTCAACAAGATGCCCGGCGTGCTGTCGACCATGGACGACGAACTCGGCCGCCCCAGCATCGGCGACATGGTCGCCGACCGCAGCGAGCGGCTGTTCCACGTCGGCCGGCTCGATCAGGACTCCGAGGGGCTGATCCTCCTGACCAACGACGGCGACCTCGCGCACCGGCTGACCCATCCGTCGTTCGGCGTCTCCAAGACCTACATGGCCGAGGTGCCGGGGCCCATCCCGCGCGAGCTGAGCCGCAACCTGCGCAAGGGCGTCGAGCTGGAGGACGGCCCGGCGAAAGTCGACGACTTCGAGATCGTCGATCAGCACAACGGTCGCGCCGTGCTCAGGATCGTGCTCCACGAGGGCCGCAAGCACATCGTCCGGCGGATGCTGGATTCGCAGGGGCATCCGGTGTCGCGTCTGGTCCGCACCCAGATCGGTGACGTCCAGCTCGGCCACCAGCGTCCCGGCACGGTCCGCAAGCTGAGCCCGGCGGAGGTCGCCCAGCTGTACAAGGCGGTCGGTCTGTGA
- the cmk gene encoding (d)CMP kinase: MSDFVIAIDGPSGTGKSTVARKVAASLGAGYLDTGAMYRIVTLAVLNAGIDPYDDDAVAGLLATLAFVSPTDPDAQQHLLDGADVGGAIRTAEVTSAVSPVSANPAVRAWLKGRQQELAAAGRMVVEGRDIGTVITPDATLKIYLTADERVRALRRHTDTAARTAGDVETVRASLALRDAHDTNRAHAPLMAAADAVVLDSTDLEISQTVEAVLTLAAERGIR, translated from the coding sequence GTGAGCGACTTCGTCATCGCCATCGACGGGCCCAGCGGCACCGGGAAGTCCACGGTGGCCCGCAAGGTCGCCGCGTCCCTCGGGGCGGGGTACCTCGACACCGGCGCGATGTACCGCATCGTCACCCTCGCGGTGCTCAACGCCGGCATCGACCCGTACGACGACGACGCGGTCGCGGGGTTGCTCGCGACGCTGGCCTTCGTCTCGCCCACCGACCCCGACGCCCAGCAGCACCTGCTGGACGGCGCCGACGTCGGCGGGGCCATCCGCACCGCCGAGGTGACGTCCGCGGTGTCGCCGGTCTCGGCGAACCCGGCGGTGCGCGCCTGGTTGAAGGGCCGGCAGCAGGAGCTGGCCGCCGCCGGCCGGATGGTCGTGGAGGGCCGCGACATCGGCACCGTCATCACCCCCGACGCGACGTTGAAGATCTACCTGACCGCCGACGAGCGGGTGCGCGCGCTGCGCCGCCACACCGACACCGCCGCCCGCACCGCCGGGGACGTCGAGACGGTCCGGGCGTCCCTGGCGCTGCGGGACGCCCACGACACGAACCGCGCGCACGCGCCGCTGATGGCCGCCGCCGACGCCGTCGTGCTCGACTCCACCGATCTCGAGATCAGCCAGACCGTGGAGGCGGTCCTGACCCTCGCGGCGGAGCGGGGCATCCGGTGA
- a CDS encoding lysophospholipid acyltransferase family protein has translation MSFLRLPGRDDPTPAVTTPVKVDIGRRIGIVTKLVSYRMRISGAERIPPTGPVLFVVNHSSGLDGPVLFGALPRRVSFLVKAEMFHGPVGWVLTNVGQYGLHRDVPDRAPLLNALAQLQGGGAIGIFPEGTRGAGGVESVFNGAGWLACRSGAQIVPIAMRGTHRPTGSGRRFRPRVDVLIGDPFTVPPGVGRTAVTAATDRIRVTLKELVTALDDSRARSGSLL, from the coding sequence GTGAGCTTCCTGCGGCTGCCCGGACGGGACGACCCCACGCCGGCCGTCACCACCCCGGTCAAGGTCGACATCGGACGCCGGATCGGCATCGTGACCAAGCTGGTGTCCTACCGGATGCGGATCAGCGGCGCGGAGCGGATCCCGCCGACCGGACCGGTGCTGTTCGTGGTGAACCACTCGTCCGGTCTGGACGGGCCGGTGCTCTTCGGGGCGCTGCCGCGGCGGGTGTCGTTCCTGGTCAAGGCCGAGATGTTCCACGGCCCCGTCGGCTGGGTGCTGACCAACGTGGGTCAGTACGGGCTGCACCGCGACGTCCCCGACCGCGCGCCGCTGCTCAACGCGCTCGCCCAGCTGCAGGGCGGCGGCGCGATCGGCATCTTCCCGGAGGGCACCCGCGGCGCCGGGGGCGTCGAGAGCGTGTTCAACGGTGCCGGCTGGCTGGCCTGCCGCTCCGGGGCGCAGATCGTGCCCATCGCCATGCGCGGCACCCACCGCCCCACCGGGTCCGGCCGGCGCTTCCGACCCCGGGTGGACGTGCTGATCGGCGACCCGTTCACGGTGCCGCCCGGCGTCGGCCGGACCGCCGTCACGGCGGCCACCGACCGGATCCGCGTTACCCTGAAGGAGCTGGTCACCGCGCTGGACGATTCCCGCGCGCGGTCCGGCAGCCTGTTGTGA
- the der gene encoding ribosome biogenesis GTPase Der, protein MTEDSARPEAAPADETWSDESDFAGWEDGAADPEFVDGVDVDDFVVEDVRVPTVAIVGRPNVGKSTLVNRLIARREAVVQDVPGVTRDRVSYDAHWRGRRFTVIDTGGWEQKPEGIQVAVAAQAEYAMKTADAVLVVVDASVGATDTDMAVARILRRSKRPVLLIANKVDDERLEADAAELWSLGLGKPWELSALHGRGSGDLLDAILDALPETPAEIFGAVSGPRRVALVGKPNVGKSSLLNKLTGENRSVVDSVAGTTVDPVDSLVELDGEVWRFVDTAGLRRRVSHAAGMEYYASLRTQTAIETAEVAVVLVDSSEPMSEQDQRVISMVEEAGRALVVALNKADLVDADRRTDINRELERDLVRVPWATTINISALTGRAVQRLAPALRTALESWDKRIPTGRLNAFLGEVVQATPPPVRGGKQPKILFATQAANRPPTFVLFTSGFLEAGYRRFIERKVREEFGFDGSPVRINVRVREKRSDRARAKK, encoded by the coding sequence ATGACCGAAGATTCCGCGCGCCCCGAGGCCGCTCCGGCCGACGAGACCTGGTCCGACGAGAGCGATTTCGCCGGCTGGGAGGACGGCGCCGCCGATCCGGAATTCGTCGACGGTGTCGATGTGGACGACTTCGTCGTCGAGGACGTCCGGGTGCCGACCGTGGCCATCGTCGGACGGCCCAACGTCGGCAAGTCCACGCTGGTGAACCGGCTGATCGCCCGCCGTGAGGCCGTCGTCCAGGACGTCCCCGGAGTCACCCGTGACCGCGTCAGCTACGACGCCCACTGGCGGGGCCGGCGCTTCACCGTGATCGACACCGGTGGCTGGGAGCAGAAGCCCGAGGGTATCCAGGTCGCGGTGGCCGCGCAGGCCGAGTACGCGATGAAGACCGCCGACGCGGTGCTCGTCGTCGTCGACGCCTCCGTCGGTGCGACCGACACCGACATGGCCGTCGCCCGGATCCTGCGCCGCTCGAAGCGGCCGGTGCTGCTCATCGCCAACAAGGTCGACGACGAGCGGCTCGAGGCCGACGCCGCCGAGCTGTGGAGCCTCGGCCTCGGCAAGCCGTGGGAGCTGTCGGCGCTGCACGGTCGCGGCTCCGGTGACCTGCTGGACGCCATCCTGGACGCGCTGCCGGAGACCCCCGCCGAGATCTTCGGCGCCGTGTCCGGGCCGCGCCGGGTGGCCCTGGTCGGCAAGCCCAACGTCGGCAAGTCGTCGCTGCTGAACAAGCTGACCGGCGAGAACCGTTCCGTCGTCGACAGTGTCGCCGGCACCACCGTCGACCCGGTCGACTCGCTGGTCGAGCTGGACGGCGAGGTCTGGCGTTTCGTCGACACCGCGGGGCTCCGCCGGCGGGTCTCGCACGCCGCCGGCATGGAGTACTACGCCTCGCTGCGCACCCAGACCGCCATCGAGACCGCCGAGGTGGCGGTCGTTCTCGTCGACTCGTCGGAGCCGATGAGCGAGCAGGACCAGCGGGTCATCTCGATGGTCGAGGAGGCCGGCCGCGCGCTGGTCGTCGCGCTCAACAAGGCCGACCTCGTCGACGCGGACCGGCGCACCGACATCAACCGTGAGCTCGAGCGCGACCTGGTGCGGGTGCCGTGGGCGACCACCATCAACATCTCGGCGCTGACCGGGCGGGCCGTGCAGCGGCTGGCCCCGGCGCTGCGGACCGCGCTGGAGTCGTGGGACAAGCGCATCCCCACCGGGCGGCTGAACGCCTTCCTCGGTGAGGTCGTGCAGGCCACGCCGCCGCCGGTGCGCGGCGGCAAGCAGCCCAAGATCCTGTTCGCCACCCAGGCCGCCAACCGGCCGCCGACCTTCGTGCTGTTCACCAGCGGGTTCCTCGAGGCCGGCTACCGCCGGTTCATCGAGCGCAAGGTTCGTGAGGAGTTCGGCTTCGACGGCTCGCCGGTCCGGATCAACGTCCGGGTGCGCGAGAAGCGCAGCGACCGGGCACGCGCCAAGAAGTGA
- a CDS encoding response regulator produces the protein MTRVLVVDDEPQLRRALQISLRARGFEVLLAADGTEALHLFRTSQPEIVVLDIGLPDLDGLEVLAVIRRQSTVPVIMLSARADSADKVDALDAGADDYVTKPFGMDELLARLRAAIRRADTAPDAAPVVVTASFTVDLAAKKVIRDGEVVHLTPTEWGMLEMLVRHRGRLVTQAELLREVWGPAYSTESNYLRVYLAQLRRKLEPEPGRPRHLITDQRMGYRFEV, from the coding sequence GTGACCCGGGTCCTGGTCGTCGACGACGAGCCCCAGCTCCGCCGGGCACTTCAGATCAGCCTGCGGGCCAGGGGTTTCGAGGTGCTGCTGGCCGCGGACGGCACCGAGGCGCTGCACCTGTTCCGGACGTCGCAGCCCGAGATCGTCGTCCTGGACATCGGTCTGCCCGACCTCGACGGTCTCGAGGTGCTGGCGGTGATCCGCCGGCAGAGCACGGTGCCGGTGATCATGCTGTCGGCGCGGGCCGACTCCGCCGACAAGGTCGACGCGCTGGACGCCGGCGCCGACGACTACGTGACCAAGCCGTTCGGGATGGACGAGCTGCTGGCCAGGCTGCGGGCGGCGATCCGCCGGGCCGACACCGCCCCGGACGCCGCGCCGGTGGTGGTGACCGCGTCGTTCACCGTCGACCTCGCCGCCAAGAAGGTGATCCGCGACGGTGAGGTGGTGCACCTCACGCCCACCGAGTGGGGCATGTTGGAGATGCTGGTGCGCCACCGGGGTCGCCTGGTGACCCAGGCCGAGCTGCTGCGCGAGGTGTGGGGACCGGCGTACTCCACCGAGAGCAACTACCTGCGGGTGTACCTGGCGCAGTTGCGGCGCAAGCTGGAGCCGGAACCCGGCAGGCCGCGGCACCTCATCACCGACCAGCGGATGGGCTACCGGTTCGAGGTCTGA